The Syntrophorhabdus sp. DNA window CAGGCGGTCCGGCTTTTCGTAGAAGAAGGACCCTTTGGATATAATGGGCTCCTTGAGCATTGCCGTGTATCGTGTCTGAACGTAATCGCTCCGGATCGTCTTGATGAGCAGGGTGTTGTGCGAGATGGTGCTTAGAATTGCGAGTTTGTTGCCTTTCGAGGGGGCAGGGACAGGGGCGCTGTCCTGGGCCTCGCAGAAGCAGGGGGTCAGGAAAAGGAAGGCAAGCATTGGGATAATAAAAAGCGTGCGACGAAATGGCCTCATTGCCGGTTATCTCCCTTCCGGAAGCCAGACGACGATATCACCGGATGCGATCCTGTCACCGTCGCACGTAACGGTGCCTTTCCCGAGCGTGAATTCGCCGATCTCTCCCGAATTGACGATGGACACAAGGAGCCTGCCCCCGGGCTTTGCCCTCCCGGATACCTGGAGATCATTGATCTTCACCAGATAGCCCTTCTTTATCGGTTTGCCCCGGACGAGGTCGCTATAGCCCTTAAGTGCCGCGAAGGATTGTGCCAGGAGTTCCACCATGACGGCCTCTTCAAGGTATCCGTCTGCATTCACGAAGATCGTGTTCTCCCCGATGGTCGATTCAACCGTCCCCGCCCCGTCTTCATAAGAGACCAAGTTTTCCACGAGTCTCATGACCGACCGATGAGGGAT harbors:
- a CDS encoding 3-hydroxyacyl-ACP dehydratase — its product is MENLVSYEDGAGTVESTIGENTIFVNADGYLEEAVMVELLAQSFAALKGYSDLVRGKPIKKGYLVKINDLQVSGRAKPGGRLLVSIVNSGEIGEFTLGKGTVTCDGDRIASGDIVVWLPEGR